ATTCTTTGCAGCATTTTTATCTACTTCTTTCTTCCTCCTTTTGCCTTTTAACTTGACAACAACAGCTTGTGGTTTATCTTTGGATGAGGGAAGCTCAATTGAAAGTGGTTCAGGTTGATTTGAACCACTTCTGGACCTATACATGTTCATGTGTGTGAAAACATTATTTGAGATATATTTGATATACATTTCGGTAATAAAGAACTTATAAATATATTGGATATGCATTTCATATAGAAGGGGCTGGAAAATGCAAGCATATAAAGTTGACCATCGAAATTTACTGTTAGATAGAACTGCTTGCAAAATCAACAAACTAACCATGCAAAATAAATTCAGATTTAGTATAGGCTACCTTTTTGATGCTCCAGAGTTAGAGgaaccctgctttccctttttccTACTTGTAATCTCCAAGCTTATACTACAAAAAAGAAGAGAGTTTGGTACTTAGAAGTCACCATTAGCTTTCTATTAGTAGAATATTTATTCAAGTTTTTATTAATTACCTTCCTGTTGGTCTAGAATTAGAGGCAACACCCTTTCTCTTCTTACTAGCTGTGAGTTTAGGTTCCAAGTTTTGACTACAGTAATATTGAAAGTACTAGGATGAGACACCATGAATTGGAATCTAAATACAGAAAGTGGAAATTGAGCTAACCTTGGTGGAAAAGTCATAGAACTTGTTGGTGCTTCATCCTCCATTGGCACAATGGAACTCTCTGTTGATTTGGTAACAAGTCCTCTACACAAGCAAATAGATAGTAAAGAATATGATCTAATTAAAAAAATATGCATAGAAGATGAAATGTGCCTAAGAGTTTTCATTGCTTCAATATCTTCTTTGCTACCCTTCCTGCAGTTGTGCCAGTGATGCCCATATTCCTTACAGATAGGACATTGGTGCTGCCCTTTTTTACCCTTCTTGTCACTACGGCCTTTGTGTCTCTCGGTTTTATGCCTACCAACTACAGATATTATAGTGGAAGAAGCCATAGGTAGATTTAGGCCACTATGTCTTGTCAGGAATAGTAGGGATTAATGCACTATAAGCTCCTCTAAATTTTTCAATGGAGTAGTAGAAGTcaacatatttgtcaataggtgCATTAGGTAGTGCTGTAATGAATGCAAGAGCATGTTTGCAAGGAATGTCAGAGACTTGCCATTGTCTGCAAGAACATGTTCGatcaaccaagttcaccacaaacctaaagctgctgccaccaaataagGTAATTTCAGCCAcctcttctgagcattctgatacATCCAAGTTCAATTCTCTACTCTGTTCATTT
This DNA window, taken from Miscanthus floridulus cultivar M001 chromosome 13, ASM1932011v1, whole genome shotgun sequence, encodes the following:
- the LOC136499176 gene encoding uncharacterized protein; the protein is MTFPPSQNLEPKLTASKKRKGVASNSRPTGSISLEITSRKKGKQGSSNSGASKRSRSGSNQPEPLSIELPSSKDKPQAVVVKLKGKRRKKEVDKNAAKNLLSQLDSPAMGTRSKRLQPSSPALSTRSKRRLSL